The Blastomonas sp. SL216 DNA window CGACCATCCCAGCGTCACCTATAGCAAGGACGGCGTCGCGGTGACGCTCGAGTGCGATTTCATCGCCGGATGCGACGGTTTCCACGGCCCCTCGCGCCGCGCGATCCCTCAGCATCTCGCGCGCGAGTACATCCACGAATATCCGTTCGGCTGGCTGGGCATTCTGGCCGATGTACCGCCCTGCCATGACGAGCTGATCTATGCCAACGGCCCGCGCGGCTTTGCGCTCGCCTCGATGCGATCGCCGACACGCAGCCGCTATTACATCCAGGTGCCGCTCACCGAAAAGATCGAGGACTGGCCCGAGGACCGGTTGTGGGACGAGTTGGAGGAGCGGTTCAACGGCATTTCCAAACATGGCGTGACGCGCGGTCCGGCGCTCGAAATGTCGATCGCGCCGCTCAGGTCCTATGTGTTCGAGACGATGCGCCACGGCCGCTTGTTCCTGGCGGGCGATGCCGCACATATCGTGCCGCCCACCGGGGCCAAGGGACTGAACCTGGCTGCATCCGACGTGCATTACCTGTCCGATGCGATCATCGCCCATTACCGCCGCCAGGATGAAACCGCGTTGCTCGGCTATCGCGACAAGGCGCTGGCGCGCATCTGGAAGGCCGAACGCTTCAGCTGGTCGCTGACCAGGCTGATGCACAGCTTCCCGGAGCAGAATGCGTTCGAGCGGCGGATGCAGGTCGCCGAAATGGACTATCTGTCGCGCTCGCCCGCGATGCAGACCGCGATTGCCGAAAACTATGTCGGGCTTCCGGTATAGCCGACCTGTTTCTGATGGCTTTGGATTTTCCCTGATGCCCGGTCAGCGCCTGCTGGCCGGGCATTTTACATCTCTCCCCATATCGGCGCTAGTAACTTGCATTGACGAACCTTTATCATAGGTCTAGTATTGCAAGTGACCGGCGACAAGCGCTGGCGATGAGGGGAGGAACTGATTGATGCCAAAGCACAACCGTGTTGCGCGTTGCCGATTCAACCGTATTTCGATGACCGCGCTGGGCCTCGCGCTCATGGCAGCGGTTGCCACGCCCGCAGCCGCGCAGGACGCCGGTGAGCAGGCTGGGGGTGAGCAGGATTCTCAAGGGCCGCAGATTGCCGATATCGTCGTGACCGCGCAGCGGCGCGATTCGACGGTGCAGGATACGTCTGCCGCCATCTCGGCGTTCAGCGCGGAATCGATCGAGACCGCCCGAATCCTCAGCTTCGAGGATTTGGCCGGGCAGGCGACATCGCTGAGCTTTACCGCGCTGTCGCCGATTGACCAGGAATTCAACATCCGCGGCATCACCAATACCCGTCTCGACAGCCCCTCGGCTGACCAGTCGATCGGTATCTTTGTCGATGACGTCTATGTCGGCCGTTCTGGCCTGTTCAACTTCGACATGTACGATATCGAGCGGGTCGAAGTGGTGCGCGGACCGCAGGGCGTGCTGCTGGGCCGCAACGTCGTCGGCGGCGCGATCAGCATCTACAGCGCGCGGCCTCAGGCCGACACCGGCGGCAGCCTGGCTGTATCCTATGGCAATTATAACGAGAAGCTGGCGCGCGGGCACATTACCGGCACGATCAGCGGACCGCTGACCGGGCGGCTGAGCTTCCAGTATCGCAACCGCGACGGCTTCAATCAGGATCTGCTGCACGATGTCGATCTCGACGATGTCGACAGCATCCAGTTCCGCGGCCAGCTGATGGTCGAGCCCGACGACAGCGATTTCACCGCGCGGCTGGTGTTCGATTATACCAAGGACAAGTCGAACGGCTTCCATTCGGTCGCGATCGATGGTCCTGCAGCAGGCTCCGGTCCGTGGAGCGCGGCGCGCGCCGCGATCGGCACGATCCGCGGACGTCCGCTCAAGTTGCGCGAAGGTCTGCCCGAATGGCCGCGCTACAAGGGCGATACTGCCGATACGCCGCAGCAGCTCAACCGCGAGGCCTGGGGTCTGTCGCTGCGCATGGACCAGGGGCTCGGCGGTGTCGGCACGCTGTCGTCGATCACCGGCTATCGTAAGGGCGAGGCGTTCAACGTCTATGACCAGACCGGCATCGGCCCCGACAATGGCTTCGGCGTGATCTCGCCGACGCTGTTCACTTTCCCGGTCAATGAAGACGAGGACATCCGCCAGTTCAGCCAGGAATTGCGCGTCGTGTCCGAAGAGCAGTCGGATCGCGGGTTCGACTGGATTTTCGGTGCCTATTATCAGCACGACAAGGTCACCAAGCTCGACCGCTTCTGGGCCGAGGTGCCGTTGACGGTGCTGACCACACTGTCGGGTGAAAGCCGGTGGAACAACCGGGCGACCAACGAGAGCTACGCGTTCTTCGGCCAGCTGGGCTATCGCTTCTCGCCGAAGCTGCGCGTGGTGGCAGGTGTCCGCTATTCCAAGGACCGCAAGTCGGGCATCGTGACCGGTACCGCAGTCGAAGGCGGCGACAAGTTCAACCCCAACGACCAGGTCGCGCTGACCCCGCTCGCAGGCACGTTCCGCGAAGGGCAGAGCTTTACCGCGCGCTATTCGGACAGCTGGAGCGAGATCACGCCGCAGGCGACGATCGAGTTCAAGCCGAATGACGACATGCTGTTCTATGGTACCTTCTCGACCGGCTATAAGGGCGGCGGTTTCGAGGATGATCCGGCCAATGCGGCAGCAGCGGTATCGAGCTATGATCCCGAAACGGTGACCAGCTTCGAACTGGGCGGCAAGCTCGACCTGTTCGATCGCAGGCTGCGGCTCAACGTCGCGGTGTTCGACATGAAGTACAAGAACCTGCAGGTCACCCAGACCTCCGCAGCGTGCCTGTGCAACATCACCGACAACGCGGCGGATGCGAAGATCCAGGGTGTCGAGGCCGAAGCGACCGTGGCGGTGGCCACCGGGCTGACGCTGTCGGGCGGCCTGACGCTGCTCGACACGAAGTACATCGCCTTCACCGATTCGCTGGGCAACAACAATTCGGGCAACTTCCTGCAGCGCACGCCCAAGGCGCAGTGGAACGTGGCGGCGGATTTCGTCACCGATATCGGCGACTGGTCGGATGCACTGCGCTTCAACGTCAATTACAGCCACCAGGCGCGGCTGTTCTGGGCACCAGACAACCTTCAGCGCGAAGGCGGCTATGGCCAGCTCGGCAGCCGTGTCTCGTTCACCCCGGGCAACGGCAACATCACCTTCTCGCTCTATGGCCGCAACCTCACCAACACCTTGTATCGTACCAACATCATCGCGTTCTTCGGCGATGAGGTCAGCCGTCTGGGCGCACCGCGCCAGTACGGCGCAGAGGTCTCGGTCAAGTTCTGACACAGCCTGGCAAACACAAGAAAAGGGGCAGTCGGCGCGAACCGGCTGCCCCTTTTTTCTGCTCGGGAAATTAAGGTCAGAAGCGGCTGTAGCTAAGGTCGCCCTTGCCCTTTTCGCCGATATGCATGCGCGGATCCTCCGGCTTGAACATGCCCAGGCACCATCCTTGCGCCATCGGCATGTCGCGGTTCCAGTCGAGCGTGATCTTGCGGTGCGCAATCCGCCATTCGCCGCCGCGCTTCTCGAACCGGTCGACGATCCGCCCCCCGGTCAGCGTGTCCCATTTCTCGCCCTGTTTGGCAAAGCGGGCGAAGGTCAGCACATAGCATTCGGCAAAGGCGAGGCTGTCGCTCTCGAACTCGACATGCAGGTTGCACAGATAGTGGCCCATCACGTCGCCGCCCTGCATCCGTTCGATCGCGCCGTCGATATAGGCGCGCGCCGGGCCTGAATAGCTGCTGCCATGCTCCTCGATACTGTCGTCGAAATAGCAGCTGTGCAGCAGCTCGCCATCGGCGCGGTCGACGCCGCGGGCATAGCGCGCCAGGCAGTCGGCAATGTCCTGCTTGGCCAGCATCGTTTCCAGTGTGTTGGCATATTTCATGTCAGCGCCTCCCGTCGTGCAGCGCCTTGGCCATCGCGCGCTTGAGCGTATAGGGATCGCGCGCCAGGAACGCGCGGACCGATTCCGCATGCGGGTCGGTGTCCAGTTCGTCGACCTTGCGCGCGGCGGCCATCAGCCCGGCCTTGCCGATATCGCGCGGGCTCGATTTGGCCTGCCAGGTGACATGCTCCGCCATGCGCGTATCGACCGACCCGACGATCAGCGCAGCAATATGCGTGCCCTGCGGCTCCAGCTCGGCGCGCAGGCAGTCGCTCGCGGCGCGCGCGGCGAACTTGCTGGGGCTGTAGCCGCCCATGTTCGGCACCGCGCAGATGCCGCCTGCGGACAGCACGTTGACGATGGCACCGCCCCCATTGGCTTTCAGCACCGGGGCAAAGGCGCGGACCATCGCCAGCATGCCGAAATAGTTGGTGTCCATCTCGTTGCGGGCGAAATCCATGTCGGGCGCTTCGAGCAGCGTCTGGCGATGGAAGGCGCCGGCATTGTTGACCACCAGATCGACATCGGTGCAGCGCGCAGCGGCGGCGGCAACCTCGTCATGCTTGGTGACATCGAGCTGGATAGGCACGACCCGAGCATCGCCTGTGCTCTTGGCGGCTTCCTCGGCATCGGTGAGCTTGCGCGAGGCGAGATAGACCCTGGCCGCGCCCTGATCGAGCAGTTCCTCGACAAAGCCGAAGCCGATGCCGCGATTGGCCCCGGTGACGATGGCGGTGCATCCCTGAATGTTCATGCCGCTGCCTCCGCCTTGCTGCGCTCGCGTGCCCATGCGCCGTACAGGATGTCATCGGGTTTTTTCGCCCCGCGCACCGCCTTGCTCATGTCGGGGATGATCATGCCGCGACCCCAGGTTTCGTTGAGCGGCATTTCGTGGTTCCATTCCCAGGCGAGGCGGCGATGCGCGATCTTCCACGCGCCGTCGCGGCGCTCGAACCGGTCGACGCAGCGCGCCATGGTCAG harbors:
- a CDS encoding SDR family oxidoreductase; its protein translation is MNIQGCTAIVTGANRGIGFGFVEELLDQGAARVYLASRKLTDAEEAAKSTGDARVVPIQLDVTKHDEVAAAAARCTDVDLVVNNAGAFHRQTLLEAPDMDFARNEMDTNYFGMLAMVRAFAPVLKANGGGAIVNVLSAGGICAVPNMGGYSPSKFAARAASDCLRAELEPQGTHIAALIVGSVDTRMAEHVTWQAKSSPRDIGKAGLMAAARKVDELDTDPHAESVRAFLARDPYTLKRAMAKALHDGRR
- the pobA gene encoding 4-hydroxybenzoate 3-monooxygenase encodes the protein MSARRTQVAIIGSGPAGLLLGHLLKAEGIDCVLLERASREHVESRIRAGVLETVTTDLMHRLGLDDRMNREAMIEDGFNLADGDMMVRIDIKALTGKTVVVYGQTELTRDLIAAAPQRELEIVFEAEGLALHDVDSDHPSVTYSKDGVAVTLECDFIAGCDGFHGPSRRAIPQHLAREYIHEYPFGWLGILADVPPCHDELIYANGPRGFALASMRSPTRSRYYIQVPLTEKIEDWPEDRLWDELEERFNGISKHGVTRGPALEMSIAPLRSYVFETMRHGRLFLAGDAAHIVPPTGAKGLNLAASDVHYLSDAIIAHYRRQDETALLGYRDKALARIWKAERFSWSLTRLMHSFPEQNAFERRMQVAEMDYLSRSPAMQTAIAENYVGLPV
- a CDS encoding TonB-dependent receptor, with amino-acid sequence MTALGLALMAAVATPAAAQDAGEQAGGEQDSQGPQIADIVVTAQRRDSTVQDTSAAISAFSAESIETARILSFEDLAGQATSLSFTALSPIDQEFNIRGITNTRLDSPSADQSIGIFVDDVYVGRSGLFNFDMYDIERVEVVRGPQGVLLGRNVVGGAISIYSARPQADTGGSLAVSYGNYNEKLARGHITGTISGPLTGRLSFQYRNRDGFNQDLLHDVDLDDVDSIQFRGQLMVEPDDSDFTARLVFDYTKDKSNGFHSVAIDGPAAGSGPWSAARAAIGTIRGRPLKLREGLPEWPRYKGDTADTPQQLNREAWGLSLRMDQGLGGVGTLSSITGYRKGEAFNVYDQTGIGPDNGFGVISPTLFTFPVNEDEDIRQFSQELRVVSEEQSDRGFDWIFGAYYQHDKVTKLDRFWAEVPLTVLTTLSGESRWNNRATNESYAFFGQLGYRFSPKLRVVAGVRYSKDRKSGIVTGTAVEGGDKFNPNDQVALTPLAGTFREGQSFTARYSDSWSEITPQATIEFKPNDDMLFYGTFSTGYKGGGFEDDPANAAAAVSSYDPETVTSFELGGKLDLFDRRLRLNVAVFDMKYKNLQVTQTSAACLCNITDNAADAKIQGVEAEATVAVATGLTLSGGLTLLDTKYIAFTDSLGNNNSGNFLQRTPKAQWNVAADFVTDIGDWSDALRFNVNYSHQARLFWAPDNLQREGGYGQLGSRVSFTPGNGNITFSLYGRNLTNTLYRTNIIAFFGDEVSRLGAPRQYGAEVSVKF
- a CDS encoding nuclear transport factor 2 family protein, whose translation is MKYANTLETMLAKQDIADCLARYARGVDRADGELLHSCYFDDSIEEHGSSYSGPARAYIDGAIERMQGGDVMGHYLCNLHVEFESDSLAFAECYVLTFARFAKQGEKWDTLTGGRIVDRFEKRGGEWRIAHRKITLDWNRDMPMAQGWCLGMFKPEDPRMHIGEKGKGDLSYSRF